The Macaca fascicularis isolate 582-1 chromosome 1, T2T-MFA8v1.1 genome includes a window with the following:
- the ATP13A2 gene encoding polyamine-transporting ATPase 13A2 isoform X12: MSADSSPLVGSTPTGYGTLTIGTSIDPLSSSVSSVRLSGYCGSPWRVIGYHVVVWMMAGIPLLLFRWKPLWGVRLRLRPCNLARAETLVIEIRDKEDSSWQLFTVQVQTEAIGEGSLEPPPQAQVEDGRSQAAVGAVPEGAWKDTAQLHKSEEAKRMLRYYLFQGQRYIWIETQQAFYQVSLLDHGRSCDDIHRSRHGLSLQDQTVRKAIYGPNVISVPVKSYPQLLVDEALNPYYGFQAFSIALWLADHYYWYALCIFLISAISICLSLYKTRKQSQTLRDMVKLSMRVCVCRPGGEEEWVDSSELVPGDCLVLPQEGGLMPCDAALVAGECMVNESSLTGESVPVLKTALPEGLGPYCAETHRRHTLFCGTLVLQARAYVGPHVLAVVTRTGFCTAKGGLVSSILHPRPINFKFYKHSMKFVAALSVLALLGTIYSIFILYRNRLPLNEIVIRALDLVTVVVPPALPAAMTVCTLYAQGRLRRQGIFCIHPLRINLGGKLQLVCFDKTGTLTEDGLDVMGVVPLKGQAFLPLVPEPRRLPVGPLLRALATCHALSRLQDTPVGDPMDLKMVESTGWVLEEELAADSAFGTQVLAVMRPPLWEPQLQGMEEPPVPVSVLCRFPFSSALQRMSVVVAWPGASQPEAYVKGSPELVAGLCNPETVPTDFAQMLQSYTAAGYRVVALASKSLPTVSSLEAAQQLTRDTVERELSLLGLLVMRNLLKPQTTPVIQALRRTRIRAVMVTGDNLQTAVTVARGCGMVAPQEHLIIVHATHPERGQPASLEFLPMESPTVVNGIKVLVQGTVFARMAPEQKTELVCELQKLQYCVGMCGDGANDCGALKAADVGISLSQAEASVVSPFTSSMASIECVPMVIREGRCSLDTSFSVFKYMALYSLTQFISVLILYTINTNLGDLQFLAIDLVITTTVAVLMSRTGPALALGRVRPPGALLSVPVLSSLLLQVALVTGVQLGGYFLTLAQPWFVPLNRTVPAPDNLPNYENTVVFSLSSFQYLILAAAVSKGAPFRRPLYTNVPFLVALALLSSILVGLVLVPGLLQGPLALRNISDTCFKLLLLGLVTFNFVGAFMLESVLDQCLPACLRRLRPKRTSKKRFKQLERELAEQPWPLLPAGPLR, from the exons ATGAGCGCAG ACAGCAGCCCTCTCGTGGGCAGCACGCCCACCGGTTATGGGACCCTGACGATAGGGACATCAATAGATCCCCTCAGCTCCTCAGTTTCATCCGTG AGGCTCAGCGGCTACTGTGGCAGTCCATGGAGGGTCATCGGCTATCACGTCGTGGTCTGGATGATGGCTGGGATCCCTTTGCTGCTCTTCCGTTGGAAGCCCCTGTGGGGGGTGCGGCTGCGGCTCCGGCCCTGCAACCTGGCCCGCGCAGAAACACTCGTTATCGAAATAAGAGACAAAGAG GATAGTTCCTGGCAGCTCTTCACTGTCCAGGTGCAGACTGAGGCCATCGGTGAGGGCAG cctggaGCCGCCCCCACAGGCCCAGGTGGAGGATGGCCGGAGCCAGGCGGCAGTGGGGGCGGTACCAGAGGGTGCCTGGAAGGATACAGCCCAGCTCCACAAGAGCGAGGAGGCG AAGCGGATGCTGCGGTATTACCTCTTCCAGGGCCAGCGCTATATCTGGATCGAGACCCAGCAAGCCTTCTACCAGGTCAG CCTGCTGGACCACGGCCGCTCTTGTGACGACATCCACCGCTCCCGCcatggcctcagcctccaggaccAAACGGTGAG GAAGGCCATTTATGGCCCCAACGTGATCAGCGTACCGGTCAAGTCCTACCCCCAGCTGCTGGTGGACGAG gcacTGAACCCGTACTATGGGTTCCAGGCCTTCAGCATCGCGCTGTGGCTGGCTGACCACTACTACTGGTACGCCCTGTGCATCTTCCTCATTTCCGCCATCTCCATCTGCCTGTCGCTGTACAAGACCAGAAAG CAAAGCCAGACTCTAAGGGACATGGTCAAGCTGTCCATGCGGGTGTGCGTGTGCCGGCCAGGGGGAG AGGAAGAGTGGGTGGACTCCAGTGAGCTAGTGCCCGGAGACTGCCTGGTGCTGCCCCAGGAGGGTGGGCTGATGCCTTGCGATGCGGCCCTGGTGGCCGGCGAGTGCATGGTGAATGAGAGCTCTCTGACAG GAGAGAGCGTTCCAGTGCTGAAGACGGCGCTGCCTGAGGGGCTGGGGCCCTACTGTGCAGAGACACACCGGCGGCACACGCTCTTCTGTGGGACCCTCGTCTTGCAGGCCCGGGCCTATGTGGGACCGCACGTCCTGGCAGTGGTGACCCGCACAG ggTTCTGCACGGCAAAAGGGGGCCTGGTGAGCTCCATCTTGCACCCCCGGCCCATCAACTTCAAGTTCTATAAACACAGCATGAAGTTTGTGGCTGCCCTCTCTGTCCTGG CTCTCCTCGGCACCATCTACAGCATCTTCATCCTCTACCGAAACCGG CTGCCTCTGAACGAGATTGTGATCCGGGCTCTGGACCTGGTGACCGTGGTGGTGCCGCCCGCCCTGCCTGCTGCCATGACCGTGTGCACGCTCTATGCCCAGGGCCGGCTGCGAAGACAGGGCATCTTTTGCATCCACCCACTGCGCATCAACCTGGGCGGCAAGCTGCAGCTGGTGTGTTTCGACAAG ACGGGCACCCTCACTGAGGACGGCTTAGATGTGATGGGGGTGGTGCCCCTGAAGGGGCAGGCATTCCTGCCACTGGTCCCAGAGCCCCGCCGCCTGCCCGTGGGGCCCCTGCTCCGAGCACTGGCCACCTGCCATGCCCTCAGCCGACTCCAGGACACCCCCGTGGGCGACCCCATGGACTTGAAGATGGTGGAGTCTACTGGCTGG gTCCTGGAGGAGGAGCTGGCCGCAGACTCGGCATTTGGGACCCAGGTCTTGGCAGTGATGAGACCCCCACTTTGGGAGCCCCAGCTGCAGGGAATG GAGGAGCCCCCGGTGCCAGTCAGCGTCCTCTGCCGCTTCCCCTTCTCCTCGGCTCTGCAGCGCATGAGTGTGGTGGTGGCGTGGCCAGGGGCCTCTCAGCCTGAGGCCTACGTCAAAGGCTCCCCGGAGCTGGTGGCAGGGCTCTGCAACCCCGAGACAG TGCCCACCGACTTCGCCCAGATGCTGCAGAGCTACACAGCTGCTGGCTACCGCGTCGTGGCCCTGGCCAGCAAGTCACTgcccactgtgtccagcctagaGGCAGCCCAGCAACTGACAAG GGACACTGTGGAACGAGAGCTGAGCCTCCTGGGGCTGCTGGTCATGAGGAACCTACTGAAGCCGCAGACAACGCCAGTTATCCAGGCTCTGCGGAGGACCCGCATCCGTGCCGTCATGGTGACAG GGGACAACCTGCAGACAGCAGTTACTGTGGCCCGGGGCTGTGGCATGGTGGCCCCCCAGGAGCATCTGATCATCGTCCACGCCACCCACCCTGAGCGGGGTCAGCCTGCCTCTCTCGAGTTCCTGCCGATGGAGTCCCCCACAGTTGTGAATGGCATTAAG GTCCTGGTCCAGGGCACTGTCTTCGCCCGCATGGCCCCTGAGCAGAAGACAGAGCTGGTGTGCGAGCTACAGAAGCTTCA GTACTGCGTGGGCATGTGCGGAGACGGCGCCAATGACTGTGGGGCCCTGAAGGCGGCCGATGTCGGCATCTCGCTGTCCCAGGCAGAAGCGTCAGTGGTCTCGCCTTTCACCTCGAGCATGGCCAGTATTGAGTGCGTGCCCATGGTCATCAG GGAGGGGCGCTGTTCCCTTGACACTTCATTCAGCGTCTTCAAGTACATGGCCCTGTACAGCCTGACCCAGTTCATCTCCGTCCTGATCCTCTACACG ATCAACACCAACCTGGGTGACCTGCAGTTCCTGGCCATTGACCTGGTCATCACTACCACAGTGGCAGTGCTCATGAGCCGCACAGGGCCAGCGCTGGCCCTGGGGCGGGTGCGGCCGCCGGGGGCGCTGCTCAGCGTGCCCGTGCTCAGCAGCCTGCTGCTGCAGGTGGCCCTGGTGACCGGCGTGCAGCTAGGGGGCTACTTCCTGACCCTGGCCCAGCCGTG GTTCGTGCCTCTGAACAGGACAGTGCCCGCACCAGACAACCTGCCCAACTATGAGAACACCGTGGTCTTCTCTCTGTCCAGCTTCCAGTACCTCATCCTGGCTGCAGCTGTGTCCAAGGGGGCGCCCTTCCGCCGGCCCCTCTACACCAATG TGCCCTTCCTGGTGGCCCTGGCGCTCCTGAGCTCCATCCTGGTGGGCCTTGTCCTGGTCCCCGGCCTCCTGCAGGGGCCGCTGGCGCTGAGGAACATCTCCGACACCTGCTtcaagctgctgctgctgggtcTGGTCACCTTCAACTTCGTGGGGGCCTtcatgctggag AGCGTGCTAGACCAGTGCCTCCCCGCCTGCTTGCGCCGCCTCCGGCCCAAGCGGACCTCCAAGAAGCGTTTCAAGCAGCTGGAACGAGAGCTGGCCGAGCAGCCCTGGCCACTGCTGCCCGCCGGCCCCCTGAGGTAG
- the ATP13A2 gene encoding polyamine-transporting ATPase 13A2 isoform X18, whose product MSADSSPLVGSTPTGYGTLTIGTSIDPLSSSVSSVRLSGYCGSPWRVIGYHVVVWMMAGIPLLLFRWKPLWGVRLRLRPCNLARAETLVIEIRDKEDSSWQLFTVQVQTEAIGEGSLEPPPQAQVEDGRSQAAVGAVPEGAWKDTAQLHKSEEAVSGRKRMLRYYLFQGQRYIWIETQQAFYQVSLLDHGRSCDDIHRSRHGLSLQDQTVRKAIYGPNVISVPVKSYPQLLVDEALNPYYGFQAFSIALWLADHYYWYALCIFLISAISICLSLYKTRKQSQTLRDMVKLSMRVCVCRPGGEEEWVDSSELVPGDCLVLPQEGGLMPCDAALVAGECMVNESSLTGESVPVLKTALPEGLGPYCAETHRRHTLFCGTLVLQARAYVGPHVLAVVTRTGFCTAKGGLVSSILHPRPINFKFYKHSMKFVAALSVLALLGTIYSIFILYRNRLPLNEIVIRALDLVTVVVPPALPAAMTVCTLYAQGRLRRQGIFCIHPLRINLGGKLQLVCFDKVLEEELAADSAFGTQVLAVMRPPLWEPQLQGMEEPPVPVSVLCRFPFSSALQRMSVVVAWPGASQPEAYVKGSPELVAGLCNPETVPTDFAQMLQSYTAAGYRVVALASKSLPTVSSLEAAQQLTRDTVERELSLLGLLVMRNLLKPQTTPVIQALRRTRIRAVMVTGDNLQTAVTVARGCGMVAPQEHLIIVHATHPERGQPASLEFLPMESPTVVNGIKDPDQAASYTVEPDPRSRHLALSGPTFGIIMKHFPKLLPKVLVQGTVFARMAPEQKTELVCELQKLQYCVGMCGDGANDCGALKAADVGISLSQAEASVVSPFTSSMASIECVPMVIREGRCSLDTSFSVFKYMALYSLTQFISVLILYTINTNLGDLQFLAIDLVITTTVAVLMSRTGPALALGRVRPPGALLSVPVLSSLLLQVALVTGVQLGGYFLTLAQPWFVPLNRTVPAPDNLPNYENTVVFSLSSFQYLILAAAVSKGAPFRRPLYTNVPFLVALALLSSILVGLVLVPGLLQGPLALRNISDTCFKLLLLGLVTFNFVGAFMLESVLDQCLPACLRRLRPKRTSKKRFKQLERELAEQPWPLLPAGPLR is encoded by the exons ATGAGCGCAG ACAGCAGCCCTCTCGTGGGCAGCACGCCCACCGGTTATGGGACCCTGACGATAGGGACATCAATAGATCCCCTCAGCTCCTCAGTTTCATCCGTG AGGCTCAGCGGCTACTGTGGCAGTCCATGGAGGGTCATCGGCTATCACGTCGTGGTCTGGATGATGGCTGGGATCCCTTTGCTGCTCTTCCGTTGGAAGCCCCTGTGGGGGGTGCGGCTGCGGCTCCGGCCCTGCAACCTGGCCCGCGCAGAAACACTCGTTATCGAAATAAGAGACAAAGAG GATAGTTCCTGGCAGCTCTTCACTGTCCAGGTGCAGACTGAGGCCATCGGTGAGGGCAG cctggaGCCGCCCCCACAGGCCCAGGTGGAGGATGGCCGGAGCCAGGCGGCAGTGGGGGCGGTACCAGAGGGTGCCTGGAAGGATACAGCCCAGCTCCACAAGAGCGAGGAGGCGGTGAGTGGACGG AAGCGGATGCTGCGGTATTACCTCTTCCAGGGCCAGCGCTATATCTGGATCGAGACCCAGCAAGCCTTCTACCAGGTCAG CCTGCTGGACCACGGCCGCTCTTGTGACGACATCCACCGCTCCCGCcatggcctcagcctccaggaccAAACGGTGAG GAAGGCCATTTATGGCCCCAACGTGATCAGCGTACCGGTCAAGTCCTACCCCCAGCTGCTGGTGGACGAG gcacTGAACCCGTACTATGGGTTCCAGGCCTTCAGCATCGCGCTGTGGCTGGCTGACCACTACTACTGGTACGCCCTGTGCATCTTCCTCATTTCCGCCATCTCCATCTGCCTGTCGCTGTACAAGACCAGAAAG CAAAGCCAGACTCTAAGGGACATGGTCAAGCTGTCCATGCGGGTGTGCGTGTGCCGGCCAGGGGGAG AGGAAGAGTGGGTGGACTCCAGTGAGCTAGTGCCCGGAGACTGCCTGGTGCTGCCCCAGGAGGGTGGGCTGATGCCTTGCGATGCGGCCCTGGTGGCCGGCGAGTGCATGGTGAATGAGAGCTCTCTGACAG GAGAGAGCGTTCCAGTGCTGAAGACGGCGCTGCCTGAGGGGCTGGGGCCCTACTGTGCAGAGACACACCGGCGGCACACGCTCTTCTGTGGGACCCTCGTCTTGCAGGCCCGGGCCTATGTGGGACCGCACGTCCTGGCAGTGGTGACCCGCACAG ggTTCTGCACGGCAAAAGGGGGCCTGGTGAGCTCCATCTTGCACCCCCGGCCCATCAACTTCAAGTTCTATAAACACAGCATGAAGTTTGTGGCTGCCCTCTCTGTCCTGG CTCTCCTCGGCACCATCTACAGCATCTTCATCCTCTACCGAAACCGG CTGCCTCTGAACGAGATTGTGATCCGGGCTCTGGACCTGGTGACCGTGGTGGTGCCGCCCGCCCTGCCTGCTGCCATGACCGTGTGCACGCTCTATGCCCAGGGCCGGCTGCGAAGACAGGGCATCTTTTGCATCCACCCACTGCGCATCAACCTGGGCGGCAAGCTGCAGCTGGTGTGTTTCGACAAG gTCCTGGAGGAGGAGCTGGCCGCAGACTCGGCATTTGGGACCCAGGTCTTGGCAGTGATGAGACCCCCACTTTGGGAGCCCCAGCTGCAGGGAATG GAGGAGCCCCCGGTGCCAGTCAGCGTCCTCTGCCGCTTCCCCTTCTCCTCGGCTCTGCAGCGCATGAGTGTGGTGGTGGCGTGGCCAGGGGCCTCTCAGCCTGAGGCCTACGTCAAAGGCTCCCCGGAGCTGGTGGCAGGGCTCTGCAACCCCGAGACAG TGCCCACCGACTTCGCCCAGATGCTGCAGAGCTACACAGCTGCTGGCTACCGCGTCGTGGCCCTGGCCAGCAAGTCACTgcccactgtgtccagcctagaGGCAGCCCAGCAACTGACAAG GGACACTGTGGAACGAGAGCTGAGCCTCCTGGGGCTGCTGGTCATGAGGAACCTACTGAAGCCGCAGACAACGCCAGTTATCCAGGCTCTGCGGAGGACCCGCATCCGTGCCGTCATGGTGACAG GGGACAACCTGCAGACAGCAGTTACTGTGGCCCGGGGCTGTGGCATGGTGGCCCCCCAGGAGCATCTGATCATCGTCCACGCCACCCACCCTGAGCGGGGTCAGCCTGCCTCTCTCGAGTTCCTGCCGATGGAGTCCCCCACAGTTGTGAATGGCATTAAG GATCCTGACCAGGCTGCAAGCTACACCGTGGAGCCAGACCCCCGATCCAGGCACCTGGCCCTCAGCGGGCCCACCTTTGGTATCATTATGAAGCACTTCCCCAAGCTGCTGCCCAAG GTCCTGGTCCAGGGCACTGTCTTCGCCCGCATGGCCCCTGAGCAGAAGACAGAGCTGGTGTGCGAGCTACAGAAGCTTCA GTACTGCGTGGGCATGTGCGGAGACGGCGCCAATGACTGTGGGGCCCTGAAGGCGGCCGATGTCGGCATCTCGCTGTCCCAGGCAGAAGCGTCAGTGGTCTCGCCTTTCACCTCGAGCATGGCCAGTATTGAGTGCGTGCCCATGGTCATCAG GGAGGGGCGCTGTTCCCTTGACACTTCATTCAGCGTCTTCAAGTACATGGCCCTGTACAGCCTGACCCAGTTCATCTCCGTCCTGATCCTCTACACG ATCAACACCAACCTGGGTGACCTGCAGTTCCTGGCCATTGACCTGGTCATCACTACCACAGTGGCAGTGCTCATGAGCCGCACAGGGCCAGCGCTGGCCCTGGGGCGGGTGCGGCCGCCGGGGGCGCTGCTCAGCGTGCCCGTGCTCAGCAGCCTGCTGCTGCAGGTGGCCCTGGTGACCGGCGTGCAGCTAGGGGGCTACTTCCTGACCCTGGCCCAGCCGTG GTTCGTGCCTCTGAACAGGACAGTGCCCGCACCAGACAACCTGCCCAACTATGAGAACACCGTGGTCTTCTCTCTGTCCAGCTTCCAGTACCTCATCCTGGCTGCAGCTGTGTCCAAGGGGGCGCCCTTCCGCCGGCCCCTCTACACCAATG TGCCCTTCCTGGTGGCCCTGGCGCTCCTGAGCTCCATCCTGGTGGGCCTTGTCCTGGTCCCCGGCCTCCTGCAGGGGCCGCTGGCGCTGAGGAACATCTCCGACACCTGCTtcaagctgctgctgctgggtcTGGTCACCTTCAACTTCGTGGGGGCCTtcatgctggag AGCGTGCTAGACCAGTGCCTCCCCGCCTGCTTGCGCCGCCTCCGGCCCAAGCGGACCTCCAAGAAGCGTTTCAAGCAGCTGGAACGAGAGCTGGCCGAGCAGCCCTGGCCACTGCTGCCCGCCGGCCCCCTGAGGTAG
- the ATP13A2 gene encoding polyamine-transporting ATPase 13A2 isoform X26, whose product MSADSSPLVGSTPTGYGTLTIGTSIDPLSSSVSSVRLSGYCGSPWRVIGYHVVVWMMAGIPLLLFRWKPLWGVRLRLRPCNLARAETLVIEIRDKEDSSWQLFTVQVQTEAIGEGSLEPPPQAQVEDGRSQAAVGAVPEGAWKDTAQLHKSEEAVSGRKRMLRYYLFQGQRYIWIETQQAFYQVSLLDHGRSCDDIHRSRHGLSLQDQTVRKAIYGPNVISVPVKSYPQLLVDEALNPYYGFQAFSIALWLADHYYWYALCIFLISAISICLSLYKTRKQSQTLRDMVKLSMRVCVCRPGGEEEWVDSSELVPGDCLVLPQEGGLMPCDAALVAGECMVNESSLTGESVPVLKTALPEGLGPYCAETHRRHTLFCGTLVLQARAYVGPHVLAVVTRTGFCTAKGGLVSSILHPRPINFKFYKHSMKFVAALSVLALLGTIYSIFILYRNRLPLNEIVIRALDLVTVVVPPALPAAMTVCTLYAQGRLRRQGIFCIHPLRINLGGKLQLVCFDKVLEEELAADSAFGTQVLAVMRPPLWEPQLQGMEEPPVPVSVLCRFPFSSALQRMSVVVAWPGASQPEAYVKGSPELVAGLCNPETVPTDFAQMLQSYTAAGYRVVALASKSLPTVSSLEAAQQLTRDTVERELSLLGLLVMRNLLKPQTTPVIQALRRTRIRAVMVTGDNLQTAVTVARGCGMVAPQEHLIIVHATHPERGQPASLEFLPMESPTVVNGIKVLVQGTVFARMAPEQKTELVCELQKLQYCVGMCGDGANDCGALKAADVGISLSQAEASVVSPFTSSMASIECVPMVIREGRCSLDTSFSVFKYMALYSLTQFISVLILYTINTNLGDLQFLAIDLVITTTVAVLMSRTGPALALGRVRPPGALLSVPVLSSLLLQVALVTGVQLGGYFLTLAQPWFVPLNRTVPAPDNLPNYENTVVFSLSSFQYLILAAAVSKGAPFRRPLYTNVPFLVALALLSSILVGLVLVPGLLQGPLALRNISDTCFKLLLLGLVTFNFVGAFMLESVLDQCLPACLRRLRPKRTSKKRFKQLERELAEQPWPLLPAGPLR is encoded by the exons ATGAGCGCAG ACAGCAGCCCTCTCGTGGGCAGCACGCCCACCGGTTATGGGACCCTGACGATAGGGACATCAATAGATCCCCTCAGCTCCTCAGTTTCATCCGTG AGGCTCAGCGGCTACTGTGGCAGTCCATGGAGGGTCATCGGCTATCACGTCGTGGTCTGGATGATGGCTGGGATCCCTTTGCTGCTCTTCCGTTGGAAGCCCCTGTGGGGGGTGCGGCTGCGGCTCCGGCCCTGCAACCTGGCCCGCGCAGAAACACTCGTTATCGAAATAAGAGACAAAGAG GATAGTTCCTGGCAGCTCTTCACTGTCCAGGTGCAGACTGAGGCCATCGGTGAGGGCAG cctggaGCCGCCCCCACAGGCCCAGGTGGAGGATGGCCGGAGCCAGGCGGCAGTGGGGGCGGTACCAGAGGGTGCCTGGAAGGATACAGCCCAGCTCCACAAGAGCGAGGAGGCGGTGAGTGGACGG AAGCGGATGCTGCGGTATTACCTCTTCCAGGGCCAGCGCTATATCTGGATCGAGACCCAGCAAGCCTTCTACCAGGTCAG CCTGCTGGACCACGGCCGCTCTTGTGACGACATCCACCGCTCCCGCcatggcctcagcctccaggaccAAACGGTGAG GAAGGCCATTTATGGCCCCAACGTGATCAGCGTACCGGTCAAGTCCTACCCCCAGCTGCTGGTGGACGAG gcacTGAACCCGTACTATGGGTTCCAGGCCTTCAGCATCGCGCTGTGGCTGGCTGACCACTACTACTGGTACGCCCTGTGCATCTTCCTCATTTCCGCCATCTCCATCTGCCTGTCGCTGTACAAGACCAGAAAG CAAAGCCAGACTCTAAGGGACATGGTCAAGCTGTCCATGCGGGTGTGCGTGTGCCGGCCAGGGGGAG AGGAAGAGTGGGTGGACTCCAGTGAGCTAGTGCCCGGAGACTGCCTGGTGCTGCCCCAGGAGGGTGGGCTGATGCCTTGCGATGCGGCCCTGGTGGCCGGCGAGTGCATGGTGAATGAGAGCTCTCTGACAG GAGAGAGCGTTCCAGTGCTGAAGACGGCGCTGCCTGAGGGGCTGGGGCCCTACTGTGCAGAGACACACCGGCGGCACACGCTCTTCTGTGGGACCCTCGTCTTGCAGGCCCGGGCCTATGTGGGACCGCACGTCCTGGCAGTGGTGACCCGCACAG ggTTCTGCACGGCAAAAGGGGGCCTGGTGAGCTCCATCTTGCACCCCCGGCCCATCAACTTCAAGTTCTATAAACACAGCATGAAGTTTGTGGCTGCCCTCTCTGTCCTGG CTCTCCTCGGCACCATCTACAGCATCTTCATCCTCTACCGAAACCGG CTGCCTCTGAACGAGATTGTGATCCGGGCTCTGGACCTGGTGACCGTGGTGGTGCCGCCCGCCCTGCCTGCTGCCATGACCGTGTGCACGCTCTATGCCCAGGGCCGGCTGCGAAGACAGGGCATCTTTTGCATCCACCCACTGCGCATCAACCTGGGCGGCAAGCTGCAGCTGGTGTGTTTCGACAAG gTCCTGGAGGAGGAGCTGGCCGCAGACTCGGCATTTGGGACCCAGGTCTTGGCAGTGATGAGACCCCCACTTTGGGAGCCCCAGCTGCAGGGAATG GAGGAGCCCCCGGTGCCAGTCAGCGTCCTCTGCCGCTTCCCCTTCTCCTCGGCTCTGCAGCGCATGAGTGTGGTGGTGGCGTGGCCAGGGGCCTCTCAGCCTGAGGCCTACGTCAAAGGCTCCCCGGAGCTGGTGGCAGGGCTCTGCAACCCCGAGACAG TGCCCACCGACTTCGCCCAGATGCTGCAGAGCTACACAGCTGCTGGCTACCGCGTCGTGGCCCTGGCCAGCAAGTCACTgcccactgtgtccagcctagaGGCAGCCCAGCAACTGACAAG GGACACTGTGGAACGAGAGCTGAGCCTCCTGGGGCTGCTGGTCATGAGGAACCTACTGAAGCCGCAGACAACGCCAGTTATCCAGGCTCTGCGGAGGACCCGCATCCGTGCCGTCATGGTGACAG GGGACAACCTGCAGACAGCAGTTACTGTGGCCCGGGGCTGTGGCATGGTGGCCCCCCAGGAGCATCTGATCATCGTCCACGCCACCCACCCTGAGCGGGGTCAGCCTGCCTCTCTCGAGTTCCTGCCGATGGAGTCCCCCACAGTTGTGAATGGCATTAAG GTCCTGGTCCAGGGCACTGTCTTCGCCCGCATGGCCCCTGAGCAGAAGACAGAGCTGGTGTGCGAGCTACAGAAGCTTCA GTACTGCGTGGGCATGTGCGGAGACGGCGCCAATGACTGTGGGGCCCTGAAGGCGGCCGATGTCGGCATCTCGCTGTCCCAGGCAGAAGCGTCAGTGGTCTCGCCTTTCACCTCGAGCATGGCCAGTATTGAGTGCGTGCCCATGGTCATCAG GGAGGGGCGCTGTTCCCTTGACACTTCATTCAGCGTCTTCAAGTACATGGCCCTGTACAGCCTGACCCAGTTCATCTCCGTCCTGATCCTCTACACG ATCAACACCAACCTGGGTGACCTGCAGTTCCTGGCCATTGACCTGGTCATCACTACCACAGTGGCAGTGCTCATGAGCCGCACAGGGCCAGCGCTGGCCCTGGGGCGGGTGCGGCCGCCGGGGGCGCTGCTCAGCGTGCCCGTGCTCAGCAGCCTGCTGCTGCAGGTGGCCCTGGTGACCGGCGTGCAGCTAGGGGGCTACTTCCTGACCCTGGCCCAGCCGTG GTTCGTGCCTCTGAACAGGACAGTGCCCGCACCAGACAACCTGCCCAACTATGAGAACACCGTGGTCTTCTCTCTGTCCAGCTTCCAGTACCTCATCCTGGCTGCAGCTGTGTCCAAGGGGGCGCCCTTCCGCCGGCCCCTCTACACCAATG TGCCCTTCCTGGTGGCCCTGGCGCTCCTGAGCTCCATCCTGGTGGGCCTTGTCCTGGTCCCCGGCCTCCTGCAGGGGCCGCTGGCGCTGAGGAACATCTCCGACACCTGCTtcaagctgctgctgctgggtcTGGTCACCTTCAACTTCGTGGGGGCCTtcatgctggag AGCGTGCTAGACCAGTGCCTCCCCGCCTGCTTGCGCCGCCTCCGGCCCAAGCGGACCTCCAAGAAGCGTTTCAAGCAGCTGGAACGAGAGCTGGCCGAGCAGCCCTGGCCACTGCTGCCCGCCGGCCCCCTGAGGTAG